The Roseofilum capinflatum BLCC-M114 genome includes the window TTGGCAATCCAGGCTACATCCGGCGATCGCTTCCCCCCCTGGGGTAAACTAAAAATAGTAGAAGAACTAAATACTTTCCCCAGTTGGGTTTGACGATTCCATTGCCAGAGAAAACCAATGAGATCGGCTTCCCGATTGCCACTGATCGATCCGACTGGAGGCATGATTAAGAGTTCTCCTTGGGCGGTTTGTTCGAGTTGGTACTGTTCATTGGTTTGGCAAAGTTGATAAAATTGCTGATCGGTGAGATGAACGGTTTTTAGGTTTAGAGTAATGGGTTCGTAAGTTAGCATAGTTT containing:
- a CDS encoding Uma2 family endonuclease, giving the protein MLTYEPITLNLKTVHLTDQQFYQLCQTNEQYQLEQTAQGELLIMPPVGSISGNREADLIGFLWQWNRQTQLGKVFSSSTIFSLPQGGKRSPDVAWIANERWQALSSEEQEQFAPICPDFVIELRSRSDALSQLQGKMQEYLNSGLRLGWLIDPQNQQVEIYRQNQEVEIISLPTTLSGESVLPGFFLELPRY